The Brachybacterium huguangmaarense genome contains a region encoding:
- a CDS encoding ABC transporter ATP-binding protein, protein MPSSAPAADRSPLLSVRDLSVTFPSEAGLVRAVQHLSYDVHPGEALAIVGESGSGKSVSSLAVMGLLPRNATITGDITFQDQDMLHRSDKELSRLRGEKISMIFQDPLSALTPVYTVGDQVAEVIRIHHPETSTSRSEARAIELLEAVGIPEPQRRAKQYPHEFSGGMRQRAMIAMAIANEPELIIADEPTTALDVTIQAQVMELLKTAQEMLSAATILITHDLGVVAGFADRVLVMQNSLEVENGTVDDIFYRPREAYTQRLLAAVPRIDAPSRPPEDLAEERSEIPEPPADSALGAEEVLAAPVDERPKVLEIENLQRIYPIIKGAVVRRKVGEQRAVDGLSLTIHEGECVALVGESGCGKTTTLMEVMQLRKPQGGTIRVNGKDTARLSRAERSTMRSDVTIVFQDPMASLDPRMPIGDILREPMKVQGYSRERMEQRVDWLLETVGLLPEHAMRYPTEFSGGQRQRVGVARALACDPKLIVLDEPTSALDVTIQAGVLTLLADLKERLGVSYLFVSHDLSVVRHISDRICVMHKGKIVETGDTATVFSNPQHPYTQALLSAVPIPDPKVERSRRRIILDQSSLASLGESA, encoded by the coding sequence ATGCCGAGCTCCGCGCCCGCCGCGGACCGCAGCCCGCTGCTGTCGGTGCGCGACCTGTCCGTCACCTTCCCGTCCGAGGCCGGCCTGGTCCGCGCCGTCCAGCACCTGTCCTACGACGTGCACCCGGGCGAGGCCCTCGCGATCGTCGGCGAGTCCGGCTCCGGCAAGTCGGTGAGCTCGCTCGCGGTGATGGGCCTGCTGCCCCGCAACGCGACGATCACGGGCGACATCACCTTCCAGGACCAGGACATGCTCCACCGGTCCGACAAGGAGCTGTCGCGGCTGCGCGGCGAGAAGATCTCGATGATCTTCCAGGACCCCCTGTCGGCCCTGACCCCCGTGTACACCGTGGGCGACCAGGTCGCCGAGGTGATCCGGATCCACCACCCCGAGACCTCGACCTCGCGCTCGGAGGCACGGGCGATCGAGCTGCTCGAGGCCGTCGGCATCCCCGAGCCCCAGCGCCGCGCCAAGCAGTACCCGCACGAGTTCTCGGGCGGCATGCGCCAGCGTGCGATGATCGCGATGGCGATCGCCAACGAGCCCGAGCTCATCATCGCCGACGAGCCGACGACCGCCCTCGACGTGACGATCCAGGCGCAGGTGATGGAGCTGCTCAAGACCGCCCAGGAGATGCTCTCGGCGGCGACGATCCTCATCACCCACGACCTCGGCGTGGTCGCGGGCTTCGCCGACCGGGTGCTCGTCATGCAGAACTCGCTCGAGGTCGAGAACGGCACGGTCGACGACATCTTCTACCGGCCGCGCGAGGCCTACACGCAGCGTCTGCTCGCGGCCGTGCCCCGCATCGACGCGCCGTCCCGACCGCCCGAGGACCTCGCGGAGGAGCGCTCGGAGATCCCCGAGCCGCCCGCGGACTCCGCCCTCGGCGCCGAGGAGGTGCTCGCCGCGCCCGTCGACGAGCGCCCCAAGGTGCTCGAGATCGAGAACCTGCAGCGCATCTACCCGATCATCAAGGGCGCCGTGGTGCGCCGCAAGGTGGGGGAGCAGCGCGCCGTCGACGGCCTCTCGCTCACGATCCACGAGGGCGAGTGCGTCGCGCTCGTCGGCGAGTCGGGCTGCGGCAAGACGACGACGCTCATGGAGGTCATGCAGCTGCGCAAGCCACAGGGCGGCACCATCCGCGTCAACGGCAAGGACACCGCGCGCCTCAGCCGCGCCGAGCGCTCGACGATGCGCTCGGACGTGACGATCGTGTTCCAGGACCCGATGGCCTCGCTCGATCCGCGCATGCCCATCGGCGACATCCTGCGCGAGCCCATGAAGGTCCAGGGGTACTCGCGCGAGCGCATGGAGCAGCGGGTGGACTGGCTGCTCGAGACGGTGGGCCTGCTGCCCGAGCACGCCATGCGCTACCCGACGGAGTTCTCCGGCGGCCAGCGCCAGCGCGTGGGCGTGGCGCGGGCGCTCGCGTGCGACCCCAAGCTGATCGTGCTCGATGAGCCCACCTCGGCGCTCGACGTGACGATCCAGGCCGGTGTGCTCACGCTGCTGGCCGACCTCAAGGAACGCCTCGGCGTGAGCTACCTGTTCGTCTCCCACGACCTGTCGGTGGTGCGCCACATCTCCGACCGGATCTGCGTGATGCACAAGGGCAAGATCGTCGAGACCGGGGACACGGCCACCGTGTTCTCGAACCCGCAGCACCCGTACACGCAGGCGCTGCTGTCCGCCGTCCCCATCCCCGATCCGAAGGTCGAGCGATCGCGCCGCCGGATCATCCTGGATCAGAGCTCTCTGGCCTCGCTCGGCGAGTCGGCCTGA
- a CDS encoding ABC transporter permease, translating to MTNPGDIRTTEDATRVDTGYLTHGAEPLPDEHVDDVVGREGDPVERIKSMGRGELLRRRFLRNPLAWTGMIIFAVLVLMAIFAPMVYTHGPFELDLRADVNTPTADHWFGLTDNGWDTFSRCMHGLRISLVIGIGTAILTSIIAVLVGTVAGYVSGKGRLGNFVDSGLVNLINLFLVVPSLLLLMLFGPKLQNASWLWMIPLLAGFAWMLTARVLRAMTQQLVRTEYVEAAKFMGVNPVVNVVRHVIPNVASWIIIDTTLGVGAAVLAETGLSFIGFGIQMPQVSLGTVLQSYELDNPWTWAPAATILALLVISINLMGEALRDALDPTSGSSRV from the coding sequence ATGACGAACCCCGGAGACATCCGCACGACCGAGGACGCGACCCGCGTCGACACCGGCTACCTGACGCACGGCGCCGAGCCGCTGCCCGACGAGCACGTCGACGACGTCGTGGGCCGCGAGGGCGATCCCGTCGAGCGCATCAAGTCGATGGGCCGCGGCGAGCTGCTGCGCCGCCGCTTCCTGCGCAACCCGCTCGCCTGGACCGGCATGATCATCTTCGCGGTGCTCGTGCTGATGGCGATCTTCGCGCCCATGGTCTACACGCACGGGCCCTTCGAGCTGGACCTGCGGGCCGATGTGAACACGCCGACCGCCGACCACTGGTTCGGGCTCACCGACAACGGCTGGGACACCTTCTCGCGCTGCATGCACGGCCTGCGGATCTCGCTCGTGATCGGCATCGGCACCGCGATCCTCACCTCGATCATCGCGGTCCTGGTCGGCACGGTCGCCGGCTACGTGTCCGGCAAGGGGCGCCTCGGCAACTTCGTCGACAGCGGCCTGGTGAACCTCATCAACCTGTTCCTCGTGGTGCCGTCGCTGCTGCTGCTCATGCTGTTCGGGCCCAAGCTGCAGAACGCGAGCTGGCTATGGATGATCCCGCTGCTGGCCGGGTTCGCGTGGATGCTCACCGCCCGCGTGCTGCGCGCCATGACCCAGCAGCTCGTGCGCACCGAGTACGTCGAGGCCGCGAAGTTCATGGGCGTCAACCCCGTCGTCAACGTCGTGCGCCACGTGATCCCCAACGTCGCGAGCTGGATCATCATCGACACGACGCTCGGCGTCGGCGCCGCGGTCCTCGCCGAGACCGGCCTGTCGTTCATCGGCTTCGGCATCCAGATGCCGCAGGTGTCGCTCGGCACCGTGCTGCAGAGCTACGAGCTCGACAACCCGTGGACCTGGGCGCCCGCCGCGACGATCCTGGCCCTGCTCGTCATCTCGATCAACCTGATGGGCGAAGCGCTGCGCGACGCCCTCGACCCGACCAGCGGCTCGAGCCGTGTCTGA
- a CDS encoding ABC transporter permease, translating to MVRFTILRVLNYLVLAFVATSITYLLAASLMHPEEVLFPPIATKPVPAATAQAYLDVRNVNPDTPLFQRYATWLGGLLHGDLGVTTGTDKSMVPVLGVLEDRVPISLRLVVIGTILGVVLGILLGMISAVRRNSIGDVAATVFSFVLLSLPTVVVILLVQQVNQLVINTTGYGLPAIGAVDPTAAEGSWASISYQIQALVMPTIVLALFGMASYSRYMKVTTLDVLGSDYLRTARAKGLTRGRAMRRHGLRMALIPMGQYFAFAVGAAFTGSLFVELMFNWHGIGKFAVQALQHADVNGTAGVVLYSAILTLLSATFADILQGVLDPRIR from the coding sequence GTGGTTAGGTTCACCATCCTCCGCGTGCTGAACTACCTCGTCCTGGCGTTCGTCGCCACGAGCATCACGTATCTCCTCGCCGCGTCGCTCATGCACCCGGAAGAGGTGCTGTTCCCGCCGATCGCGACCAAGCCGGTCCCGGCGGCCACGGCCCAGGCGTACCTCGACGTCCGCAACGTCAACCCCGACACCCCGCTCTTCCAGCGCTACGCGACGTGGCTGGGAGGGCTCCTGCACGGGGACCTCGGCGTGACGACGGGCACCGACAAGTCGATGGTCCCCGTCCTCGGGGTGCTCGAGGACCGCGTCCCGATCAGCCTGCGCCTCGTGGTGATCGGCACCATCCTCGGCGTCGTGCTCGGCATCCTGCTCGGCATGATCAGCGCGGTGCGCCGCAACTCGATCGGCGACGTGGCCGCGACGGTGTTCTCCTTCGTGCTGCTGTCCCTGCCGACGGTCGTCGTGATCCTGCTGGTCCAGCAGGTCAACCAGCTCGTGATCAACACGACGGGGTACGGACTGCCCGCGATCGGCGCCGTGGACCCGACGGCGGCCGAGGGGTCGTGGGCCTCGATCAGCTACCAGATCCAGGCGCTCGTGATGCCCACGATCGTGCTCGCGCTGTTCGGGATGGCGTCCTACTCGCGGTACATGAAGGTCACCACGCTCGACGTGCTCGGCAGCGACTACCTGCGCACCGCGCGCGCCAAGGGCCTCACCCGCGGGCGCGCTATGCGCCGCCACGGCCTGCGCATGGCGCTCATCCCGATGGGCCAGTACTTCGCCTTCGCCGTCGGCGCCGCGTTCACCGGCTCCCTCTTCGTGGAGCTCATGTTCAACTGGCATGGCATCGGCAAGTTCGCCGTCCAGGCCCTCCAGCACGCCGACGTCAACGGCACCGCCGGCGTCGTCCTCTACTCGGCCATCCTCACCCTGCTCTCGGCCACGTTCGCCGACATCCTGCAGGGCGTTCTCGACCCCAGGATCCGGTGA
- a CDS encoding DUF6457 domain-containing protein: MPTKDDPRMLATLRSFNRAMGAQLGMPQEVDEDVTEMYLALTGAAANEIVRPAAPFSALFAGWLYGSGRADSLEEAAAMVGEALRTVEVERPA; this comes from the coding sequence ATGCCCACCAAGGACGATCCCCGGATGCTCGCGACCCTCCGTTCCTTCAACCGTGCGATGGGGGCACAGCTCGGGATGCCGCAGGAGGTCGACGAGGACGTCACCGAGATGTACCTCGCGCTCACGGGCGCCGCGGCGAACGAGATCGTGCGTCCGGCCGCGCCCTTCTCCGCGCTGTTCGCGGGATGGCTCTACGGCAGCGGGCGCGCCGACTCGCTCGAGGAGGCCGCGGCGATGGTGGGGGAGGCCCTGCGCACCGTCGAGGTCGAGCGGCCCGCCTGA
- a CDS encoding molybdopterin molybdotransferase MoeA, giving the protein MTGPDLHDHPTVADWSDLVRRTAVLVPRAAEVSPRLALGATLRDDVVSPRDLPAVPLSAMDGFAVHLADLEAATGPAGRTAVTLPVVADIPASRGGVAPLAPGSAARIMTGAPVPGGADVVVEVERTDADPHAEAPTTVTIAAGEGLRPGRHIRRPGEEVAAGTVLARPGDRVGPALVALAATLGIPALPVAEPPHVTVLVTGDELVAPDDPEADAPGAVRESNGAMLAAALTLLGAGVDVIRCPDDVAALTAELDAAAARSDLVLTSGGIGHGAYDVVKAALGPTGRGSSTFAHLRLRPGGPQGVGRVRVVGPDGQEAWTPVVHLPGTPVGALVGFHLFVRPLLAPGAAARPVRALVGRAPEPRPGPERPRAAARRPGMFVLPGRLGRADDGSLVVDVLDGRRLAPYGRADALVLADDAMPAPGQGVPVLPL; this is encoded by the coding sequence ATGACCGGCCCGGACCTGCACGACCATCCCACCGTCGCCGACTGGAGCGACCTCGTCCGTCGCACCGCGGTGCTCGTGCCGCGGGCCGCCGAGGTGTCGCCGCGGCTCGCGCTCGGCGCCACCTTGCGCGACGACGTCGTCTCTCCGCGCGATCTGCCGGCCGTGCCGCTCAGCGCGATGGACGGCTTCGCGGTCCACCTCGCCGACCTCGAGGCCGCGACGGGGCCCGCCGGCCGGACCGCCGTGACCCTTCCCGTCGTCGCCGACATCCCGGCCTCGCGCGGCGGGGTCGCACCCCTCGCGCCGGGCAGCGCCGCCCGCATCATGACCGGCGCGCCGGTCCCCGGGGGCGCCGACGTTGTCGTCGAGGTCGAGCGCACGGATGCCGATCCCCACGCCGAGGCGCCCACGACCGTCACGATCGCCGCAGGCGAGGGCCTCCGCCCCGGACGCCACATCCGCCGGCCCGGCGAGGAGGTCGCCGCGGGCACCGTGCTCGCCCGGCCCGGGGACCGCGTCGGACCGGCTCTCGTCGCGCTCGCGGCGACGCTCGGCATCCCCGCGCTGCCCGTCGCCGAGCCTCCCCATGTCACGGTCCTCGTGACGGGCGACGAGCTCGTGGCCCCCGACGACCCCGAGGCGGATGCCCCCGGCGCCGTCCGGGAGTCCAACGGGGCGATGCTCGCGGCGGCCCTGACCCTGCTCGGCGCGGGGGTCGACGTGATCCGCTGTCCCGACGACGTCGCGGCTCTGACCGCGGAGCTCGACGCGGCCGCCGCCCGCTCGGACCTGGTGCTGACCAGCGGCGGCATCGGGCACGGGGCGTACGACGTGGTCAAGGCCGCGCTCGGCCCGACGGGGCGTGGCAGCTCGACCTTCGCGCATCTGCGGCTGCGGCCGGGCGGGCCCCAGGGCGTCGGGCGCGTGCGCGTCGTCGGCCCCGACGGACAGGAGGCGTGGACGCCCGTCGTGCACCTGCCCGGCACGCCGGTCGGGGCGCTCGTCGGCTTCCACCTGTTCGTCCGGCCGCTCCTGGCCCCGGGCGCCGCGGCACGGCCCGTGCGCGCCCTCGTCGGGCGGGCGCCGGAGCCGCGCCCGGGCCCCGAGCGACCGCGCGCCGCGGCACGCCGGCCCGGCATGTTCGTGCTGCCGGGCCGCCTGGGCCGTGCCGACGACGGCTCGCTCGTGGTGGACGTGCTGGACGGCAGGCGCCTGGCGCCCTACGGCCGGGCCGACGCCCTCGTGCTCGCCGACGACGCGATGCCCGCGCCCGGCCAGGGCGTGCCCGTCCTCCCGCTCTGA
- a CDS encoding Dyp-type peroxidase, which yields MPTQVIVAPPARAAMFLTLTVPAGSERAVRGVLAGVSDLAKSVSFRNPAAELHVVIGLGSDLWDRMVAGVPRPKDLRVFPGVAGARHVAPSTPGDVLVHLRAGHLDQCFEFARLLALQLGDDARVVDEVHGFKYFDNRDLLGFVDGTANPQEEEAYSSALVSEELDAAYVGSSYVVVQKYVHDLTAWESLSVEEQERVIGRYKLNDVEIPDDKKATDSHVFLTTITDEEGVEHDILRDNMPFGEIGAGEFGTYFIGYAGNPLVIEQMLRNMFVGRPEGNYDRILDFSTAMTGNLFFVPTAELLDGIDDLDLPGSAAAEPDPGDEPPATGHAEGATVLGAPSRLGADDDTTPDPALGLDLLGTRRAAPSPLDAAGAGDHDEAPEPDQDPGDHGPAPHDTPHDLGIGSLRPRRKDTDAP from the coding sequence GTGCCCACCCAGGTCATCGTCGCCCCGCCGGCGCGCGCCGCCATGTTCCTCACGCTCACCGTGCCCGCGGGATCCGAGCGCGCCGTGCGCGGGGTGCTGGCCGGCGTCTCCGATCTCGCGAAGTCGGTGTCCTTCCGCAACCCGGCCGCCGAGCTGCACGTCGTCATCGGCCTCGGCTCGGACCTGTGGGACCGCATGGTCGCCGGCGTGCCCCGCCCCAAGGACCTCCGGGTGTTCCCAGGCGTCGCCGGCGCCCGGCACGTCGCGCCGTCCACGCCGGGGGACGTGCTCGTGCATCTGCGGGCGGGCCACCTCGACCAGTGCTTCGAGTTCGCGCGGCTGCTCGCGCTGCAGCTCGGGGACGACGCGCGCGTCGTGGACGAGGTGCACGGCTTCAAGTACTTCGACAACCGCGACCTGCTGGGCTTCGTCGACGGCACCGCGAACCCCCAGGAGGAGGAGGCCTATTCCTCGGCCCTGGTCTCCGAGGAGCTCGATGCGGCGTATGTCGGCTCGAGCTACGTGGTGGTGCAGAAGTACGTGCACGACCTCACGGCGTGGGAGTCCCTGAGCGTCGAGGAGCAGGAGCGCGTGATCGGGCGCTACAAGCTCAACGACGTCGAGATCCCCGACGACAAGAAGGCGACCGACTCCCACGTCTTCCTCACCACGATCACGGACGAGGAGGGCGTCGAGCACGACATCCTGCGCGACAACATGCCCTTCGGCGAGATCGGCGCCGGCGAGTTCGGCACCTACTTCATCGGGTACGCGGGCAACCCGCTCGTGATCGAGCAGATGCTGCGCAACATGTTCGTGGGGCGCCCGGAGGGCAACTACGACCGCATCCTCGACTTCTCGACCGCGATGACCGGCAACCTGTTCTTCGTGCCGACCGCGGAGCTCCTCGACGGGATCGACGACCTCGATCTGCCCGGGTCCGCCGCGGCCGAGCCCGATCCCGGCGACGAGCCGCCCGCCACGGGCCATGCCGAAGGGGCCACGGTCCTGGGCGCGCCCTCACGCCTCGGGGCCGACGACGACACGACGCCCGACCCCGCCCTCGGCCTGGACCTGCTGGGCACGCGCCGCGCGGCGCCGAGCCCGCTCGACGCCGCGGGCGCGGGCGACCACGACGAGGCGCCCGAGCCCGATCAGGACCCGGGCGACCACGGCCCGGCACCGCACGACACCCCGCACGACCTCGGCATCGGCAGCCTCCGACCCCGACGAAAGGACACCGACGCGCCATGA
- a CDS encoding family 1 encapsulin nanocompartment shell protein — protein sequence MSTNLHRGLAPLSTAAWADLEDEVRRTFERSVAGRRVVDMPDARGAGFSSLSTGRQLAIGGDVEGVRARRREVLPVLELRAPFTVRREEVDAVLRGAVDADWQQAKEAAARIARAEDRVLFYGSADAGLDGIVPASTNPPVVMPADIREFADAVAQATSALRLVGVDGPYVLFLPPAVYTQINETVDHGYPIRDHIQRILRTEGRIVWAPALDRPVLISDRGEDYELCLGQDLAIGYLRHDDETVDLYLEETLTVRVATAEASVVIGD from the coding sequence ATGAGCACCAATCTCCACCGCGGCCTCGCCCCCCTCTCGACCGCCGCCTGGGCGGATCTCGAGGACGAGGTCCGCCGCACCTTCGAACGCTCCGTCGCCGGCCGCCGTGTCGTCGACATGCCCGACGCGCGCGGCGCCGGGTTCTCCTCGCTGTCCACCGGCCGTCAGCTCGCCATCGGCGGCGACGTCGAGGGGGTCCGCGCCCGCCGTCGCGAGGTCCTCCCCGTCCTCGAGCTGCGTGCTCCCTTCACGGTTCGCCGCGAGGAGGTGGACGCCGTGCTGCGCGGCGCGGTCGACGCCGACTGGCAGCAGGCCAAGGAGGCCGCGGCGCGGATCGCGCGCGCCGAGGACCGCGTCCTGTTCTACGGCAGCGCGGACGCGGGCCTCGACGGCATCGTGCCGGCCTCGACCAACCCGCCGGTCGTGATGCCGGCCGACATCCGCGAGTTCGCCGACGCCGTCGCCCAGGCGACGAGCGCGCTGCGCCTGGTGGGCGTCGACGGCCCCTACGTGCTGTTCCTGCCGCCGGCCGTCTACACCCAGATCAACGAGACCGTCGACCACGGCTACCCGATCCGCGACCACATCCAGCGGATCCTGCGCACCGAGGGCCGGATCGTCTGGGCCCCCGCCCTGGACCGCCCCGTGCTCATCTCCGACCGCGGCGAGGACTACGAGCTGTGCCTCGGCCAGGACCTCGCCATCGGCTATCTGCGCCACGACGACGAGACCGTCGACCTCTACCTCGAGGAGACCCTCACGGTGCGCGTGGCCACCGCCGAGGCCTCCGTCGTGATCGGAGACTGA
- a CDS encoding quinone oxidoreductase family protein, which produces MTAPETSRPVVPASVRAARVHAFGGPEQLRVEEIDTPRPGPGEVLVRVAFAGLNPLDYKQRDGSSPSARALTLPAALGRELAGTVLDAGEGVDLDALGLSPGTTVYGVRPMTDPRGCYAEAVVIAAGDLAPVPAGPDGAVPTGEALAPYGGLALAGTTALTAVRQAHLAPGETVLVHGGSGGVGQLLLPLLVQAGAGRIWATGKAENAVRIAELGATPIPYDEADWQEVIREATGGSGVDVVIDTHYFSTFEPSLEHLAPGGRIVVLPTLADLTPATERGIEAHIPRIEPTREDLDALAADHARGTLPLEVSEILPLADVARGHEQLQSGHTRGKIVLAL; this is translated from the coding sequence ATGACCGCCCCCGAGACCTCCCGGCCCGTCGTCCCCGCGAGCGTGCGCGCCGCCCGCGTCCATGCCTTCGGCGGGCCCGAGCAGCTGCGGGTCGAGGAGATCGACACGCCGCGGCCCGGGCCCGGCGAGGTGCTCGTGCGCGTCGCCTTCGCGGGGCTGAACCCGCTGGACTACAAGCAGCGCGACGGCTCGTCGCCGAGCGCGCGCGCCCTCACGCTGCCCGCCGCGCTCGGGCGCGAGCTGGCCGGCACCGTGCTCGACGCCGGCGAGGGCGTCGACCTCGACGCGCTCGGCCTGTCCCCGGGCACGACCGTGTACGGGGTGCGCCCGATGACCGACCCGCGCGGCTGCTACGCCGAGGCGGTCGTGATCGCGGCCGGCGACCTCGCCCCCGTTCCGGCGGGGCCCGACGGCGCGGTGCCGACCGGCGAGGCGCTCGCCCCCTACGGCGGGCTCGCCCTGGCGGGGACGACCGCGCTCACCGCCGTGCGGCAGGCCCACCTCGCCCCGGGCGAGACCGTGCTCGTCCACGGCGGCAGCGGCGGCGTCGGCCAGCTGCTTCTCCCCCTGCTCGTGCAGGCGGGAGCGGGGCGCATCTGGGCCACGGGGAAGGCCGAGAACGCCGTGCGCATCGCCGAGCTGGGCGCGACCCCGATCCCCTACGACGAGGCCGACTGGCAGGAGGTGATCCGCGAGGCCACGGGAGGATCCGGCGTCGACGTCGTCATCGACACCCACTACTTCTCGACGTTCGAGCCGAGCCTCGAGCACCTGGCCCCCGGTGGCCGCATCGTGGTCCTGCCCACGCTCGCCGACCTGACCCCGGCCACCGAGCGCGGCATCGAGGCACACATCCCGCGCATCGAGCCCACCCGTGAGGACCTCGACGCCCTCGCGGCCGACCATGCGCGGGGCACCCTGCCGCTCGAGGTCAGCGAGATCCTCCCCCTCGCGGACGTCGCACGCGGCCACGAGCAGCTGCAGAGCGGGCACACGCGCGGCAAGATCGTGCTCGCCCTGTGA
- a CDS encoding class I SAM-dependent methyltransferase, which produces MSPAATTASDPAEEAFAAGLARVLDPAGWDLLQTLPPYTEADALALGATLRRAGHDPELVAAVLTQARLRAKGAEKFGEFAHSMLFTPRGLEQATRLPVAALHARRFLDAGVSSLADLGCGIGGDAMAASALGLAVTAVDRDPVTVAVATVNLQPFPSSRAVLGEAEQADLSGIDGIWMDPARRTVRGPARRLHDPEQYSPPLSAVTALARRLGGGEQDGPLGVKLGPGIDRDALPPDTETQWISWHGHVLEADCWFGPVRTPGVAHSALVIGSGGAALLRDVEESDPTGPAPSPVPDPVPGPLGAHLYEPDGAVIRAGLIGRLARDLDAHTIDPTIAYLTSDAAVSTPFAHGYAVRHVMPFSIKRLTAYLREHRLGRLEIKKRGTALEPEELRRRLRPRRFGDEAATLVLTRIAGEQSVIVADPHAREGGPSAA; this is translated from the coding sequence GTGAGCCCGGCCGCGACCACCGCGTCCGACCCCGCCGAGGAGGCCTTCGCGGCGGGGCTCGCCCGGGTGCTCGACCCCGCCGGCTGGGACCTCCTGCAGACCCTGCCGCCGTACACCGAGGCCGACGCCCTCGCGCTCGGCGCGACCCTGCGCCGCGCCGGCCACGACCCCGAGCTGGTCGCGGCGGTCCTCACCCAGGCGCGGCTGCGCGCCAAGGGCGCCGAGAAGTTCGGGGAGTTCGCCCACTCGATGCTGTTCACCCCGCGCGGCCTCGAGCAGGCCACGAGACTGCCCGTCGCCGCCCTGCACGCCCGTCGCTTCCTCGACGCGGGCGTCAGCTCGCTCGCGGACCTCGGCTGCGGGATCGGCGGCGACGCGATGGCGGCGTCGGCGCTCGGACTCGCCGTGACAGCGGTCGACCGGGACCCGGTCACCGTGGCCGTCGCGACCGTCAACCTCCAGCCCTTCCCCTCCTCCCGCGCCGTGCTCGGCGAGGCCGAGCAGGCCGACCTCTCCGGCATCGACGGCATCTGGATGGATCCCGCGCGGCGCACCGTGCGGGGTCCGGCCCGGCGCCTGCACGACCCCGAGCAGTACTCGCCTCCCCTGTCGGCCGTGACCGCGCTCGCGCGGCGCCTCGGCGGCGGCGAGCAGGACGGCCCCCTCGGCGTGAAGCTCGGCCCCGGCATCGACCGCGACGCGCTCCCCCCGGACACCGAGACCCAGTGGATCTCGTGGCACGGGCACGTGCTCGAGGCCGACTGCTGGTTCGGACCCGTGCGCACCCCCGGGGTCGCGCACAGCGCCCTCGTGATCGGCTCCGGCGGCGCCGCACTGCTGCGCGACGTCGAGGAGTCGGATCCGACGGGCCCCGCCCCGAGTCCGGTGCCCGATCCCGTGCCGGGCCCCCTCGGCGCGCACCTCTACGAGCCCGACGGGGCGGTGATCCGGGCGGGGCTGATCGGCCGGCTCGCGCGCGACCTCGACGCCCACACGATCGATCCGACGATCGCCTACCTGACCTCGGACGCCGCCGTGTCCACCCCCTTCGCCCACGGCTACGCGGTGCGGCACGTGATGCCGTTCTCGATCAAGCGCCTGACCGCCTACCTGCGCGAGCACCGCCTGGGTCGGCTCGAGATCAAGAAGCGCGGCACGGCCCTCGAGCCCGAGGAGCTGCGGCGCCGTCTGCGTCCCCGCCGCTTCGGCGACGAGGCGGCGACCCTGGTCCTCACCCGGATCGCGGGCGAGCAGAGCGTGATCGTCGCCGATCCCCATGCGCGCGAGGGCGGGCCGTCCGCCGCCTGA
- the msrA gene encoding peptide-methionine (S)-S-oxide reductase MsrA, translating into MWQIMDMLNGYKKEMVSAADALPGRDRYPYPLAREHAVLHTDMLGPDAPVDPRPWPDASEEIILAGGCFWGIERIAWEIPGVHTTSAGYAGGHTPHPTYEEVFSAKTGHAEAVRVIYTGGEQTLRAVLEQFWSQHDPTTAMRQGNDVGTEYRSAVYWTTPGQGELVRRSADRYQEALDEAGRGRITTELLPLAEAGDGVYYTAEPEHQQYLAKNPYGYCNHGFNGVACALR; encoded by the coding sequence ATGTGGCAGATCATGGACATGCTCAACGGGTACAAGAAGGAGATGGTGTCGGCGGCCGACGCCCTGCCCGGCCGCGACCGGTATCCCTACCCGCTCGCGCGCGAGCACGCCGTGCTGCACACCGACATGCTGGGCCCCGACGCCCCCGTCGACCCGCGCCCGTGGCCCGACGCCTCCGAGGAGATCATTCTGGCGGGCGGCTGCTTCTGGGGCATCGAGCGGATCGCCTGGGAGATCCCGGGCGTGCACACCACGTCGGCGGGATACGCGGGCGGTCACACGCCCCACCCCACCTACGAGGAGGTCTTCTCCGCCAAGACGGGCCACGCCGAGGCCGTGCGCGTGATCTACACGGGCGGCGAGCAGACCCTGCGGGCCGTCCTCGAGCAGTTCTGGTCCCAGCACGATCCGACCACCGCGATGCGCCAGGGCAACGACGTGGGCACGGAGTACCGCTCGGCGGTCTACTGGACCACTCCCGGACAGGGCGAGCTGGTGCGCCGGAGCGCGGACCGCTACCAGGAGGCGCTCGACGAGGCCGGGCGCGGGCGCATCACGACCGAGCTGCTGCCGCTCGCCGAGGCGGGCGACGGCGTGTACTACACGGCCGAGCCCGAGCATCAGCAGTACCTCGCCAAGAACCCCTACGGCTACTGCAACCACGGCTTCAACGGCGTCGCCTGCGCCCTGCGCTGA